In Paucidesulfovibrio longus DSM 6739, a genomic segment contains:
- a CDS encoding sigma-54-dependent transcriptional regulator has translation MSDPLGILIVDDEPDFARGIQRLLGKQFPQEHIRTAQSGAEALEIMAAEPCGVLLTDLSMPGMDGVALLRLVLEDWPRASVLLLTAYGTVQTAVEALKSGAYDFLTKPVEPDALFTSVQRGLERSRLLGENARLRGLLARQEGAPELIGESPAMRRLKEATAAVAESDYTVLVRGESGTGKELVSRTIHRLSPRNDRPMLTVNCPAIPEQLLESELFGHVKGAFTGADRDRKGIFVNARGGTLLLDEIGDIPLSLQTKLLRCLQEGEIRPVGSSRNVRVDVRIIASTNQDLEARIRDKSFREDLYYRLNVLSVTVPPLRERTEDIPLLSRHFLARACAEMNRSCKEIAPEALAYLAGREWPGNVRELQNFIRRLAVFCSREVIDMAHVRLAEGQEATCRDDPNCPGPYKEAKEKVIDSFTRAYVRDLLESTGGNISEAARISGLSRVALQKILKRLELDAESFRRGNA, from the coding sequence ATGAGCGACCCTCTCGGCATCCTGATCGTGGACGACGAACCCGACTTCGCCCGGGGCATCCAGCGGCTGCTGGGCAAGCAGTTCCCGCAGGAGCATATCCGCACGGCCCAGTCCGGGGCCGAGGCCCTGGAAATCATGGCCGCCGAGCCCTGCGGCGTATTGCTCACGGACCTCTCCATGCCCGGCATGGACGGCGTGGCCCTGCTGCGGCTCGTGCTGGAGGATTGGCCGCGCGCCAGCGTGCTGCTGCTCACGGCCTACGGCACGGTGCAGACGGCGGTGGAGGCGCTCAAGTCCGGGGCCTACGATTTCCTGACCAAGCCCGTGGAGCCGGACGCGCTGTTCACCTCGGTGCAGCGCGGCCTGGAACGCAGCCGGCTCCTGGGTGAGAACGCGCGGCTGCGCGGGCTGCTGGCCCGGCAGGAGGGCGCGCCGGAACTCATCGGCGAGAGCCCGGCCATGCGCAGGCTCAAGGAGGCCACCGCCGCCGTGGCCGAATCGGACTACACCGTGCTCGTGCGCGGCGAGTCCGGCACGGGCAAGGAACTGGTCTCCCGCACCATCCACCGCCTCAGCCCGCGCAACGACCGCCCCATGCTCACGGTGAACTGCCCGGCCATCCCGGAGCAACTGCTCGAGAGCGAACTCTTCGGCCACGTCAAGGGCGCGTTCACCGGGGCGGACCGCGACCGCAAGGGCATCTTCGTCAACGCGCGCGGCGGCACCCTGCTCCTGGACGAAATCGGCGACATCCCCCTCTCGCTCCAGACCAAGCTGCTGCGCTGCCTTCAGGAAGGAGAAATCCGGCCCGTGGGCTCCAGCCGCAACGTGCGGGTGGACGTGCGCATCATCGCCAGCACGAACCAGGATCTGGAAGCCCGCATCCGCGACAAGTCCTTCCGGGAGGATCTCTACTACCGGCTCAACGTCCTCAGCGTGACCGTGCCGCCCCTGCGCGAGCGCACCGAGGACATTCCCCTGCTCAGCCGCCACTTCCTGGCGCGGGCCTGCGCGGAGATGAACCGCTCCTGCAAGGAAATCGCGCCGGAAGCCCTGGCCTATCTCGCCGGGCGGGAATGGCCGGGAAACGTGCGCGAACTCCAGAACTTCATCCGCAGGCTCGCCGTGTTCTGCTCCCGCGAGGTCATCGACATGGCCCACGTGCGCCTGGCCGAGGGACAGGAGGCGACCTGCCGCGACGACCCCAACTGCCCCGGCCCTTACAAGGAGGCCAAGGAAAAGGTCATCGACAGCTTCACCAGGGCCTATGTGCGCGACCTGCTCGAATCCACGGGCGGCAACATCTCCGAGGCGGCGCGCATCTCCGGCCTCTCCCGCGTGGCCCTGCAGAAGATCCTCAAGCGGCTGGAGCTGGACGCGGAGAGCTTCCGGCGCGGCAACGCCTAG
- a CDS encoding response regulator — protein sequence MSADRQDPHNREGLRERAERLLREQEANGSDDFDEVRDLVHELAVHQMELDMQNEELRGSQLELNRSRDRYQLLFDSAPIGYLVLDAKGVIREANDEAAALLGVERGRAAGKPLVALLPGREHGNFFTLLQSVFAQGEAARDMELRPRDGALRTIRLTASLARESLADEARCLCAMQDISFRVEAERALRQALKEAETANRAKSVFLANMSHEIRTPLNGVLGILQLLSRTAQEPRNKELIDVGLNAGHGLLSILNDVLEFSRIEAGRVDVQDQAFVLRDLFNMLLRLFLPQTATKGINLVMDLAPDSPDVLSGDSGLLRQILFNVIGNAVKFTQKGEVRVWAGPLPARSAGRCRMLFMVEDSGIGMADNDLAGIFDEFHQVERHYNRRFGGVGLGLAIVRRLVSRMGGTLAYESERGKGTRAWISLPFGAPSLEGASSVPKGEVECGERGRILVVEDDDVARKVICRILEEWGYGFAVAEDGHMALDLLEREEFDCVLMDIRMPGMDGEECTRRIRSADRSYSSIPIAAMTAFAYTEERDKILRAGMDAYLAKPLDIEELQKVLTELVPRACRPAL from the coding sequence ATGAGCGCGGACAGGCAGGATCCCCATAACCGAGAAGGTCTTCGCGAGCGGGCCGAGCGGCTGCTGCGGGAGCAGGAGGCCAACGGCTCGGACGATTTCGACGAGGTGCGCGATCTGGTGCATGAACTCGCCGTGCACCAGATGGAACTCGACATGCAGAACGAGGAATTGCGGGGTTCCCAGCTGGAATTGAACCGTTCGCGGGACAGGTACCAGCTACTGTTCGACTCGGCCCCGATCGGCTATCTGGTGCTCGATGCCAAGGGGGTCATCCGGGAAGCCAACGACGAGGCGGCGGCCCTGCTCGGCGTGGAGCGCGGACGCGCGGCGGGAAAGCCGCTGGTCGCCCTGCTGCCGGGCCGGGAGCACGGCAACTTTTTTACTCTCCTGCAGAGCGTGTTCGCCCAGGGCGAAGCAGCCCGCGACATGGAGCTGCGCCCGCGGGACGGGGCGCTGCGCACGATCCGGCTCACGGCCAGCCTGGCCCGCGAGTCCTTGGCGGACGAGGCGCGCTGCCTCTGCGCCATGCAGGACATCTCCTTCCGGGTGGAGGCCGAGCGTGCCCTGCGGCAGGCGCTCAAGGAGGCGGAAACCGCCAACAGGGCCAAGAGCGTTTTTCTGGCGAACATGAGCCATGAGATCCGCACTCCGCTCAACGGCGTGCTCGGCATTCTTCAGCTTCTTTCGCGCACGGCCCAGGAGCCGCGCAACAAGGAGCTGATCGATGTCGGGCTGAACGCGGGACACGGCTTGCTGTCGATCCTCAACGACGTGCTGGAGTTCTCGCGCATCGAAGCGGGCCGCGTCGATGTCCAGGATCAGGCCTTTGTGCTGCGGGATCTGTTCAACATGCTGCTGCGGCTTTTCCTTCCCCAGACCGCCACCAAGGGCATCAACCTGGTCATGGACCTGGCCCCGGATTCTCCGGACGTGCTCTCCGGGGATTCCGGCCTGCTGCGGCAGATTTTGTTCAACGTGATCGGCAACGCCGTCAAGTTCACCCAGAAGGGCGAGGTCCGGGTCTGGGCCGGGCCGCTTCCCGCGCGCAGCGCAGGAAGATGCCGCATGCTGTTCATGGTCGAGGACTCCGGCATCGGCATGGCCGACAACGACCTTGCGGGCATTTTCGATGAGTTTCATCAGGTGGAGCGGCACTACAACCGCCGTTTCGGCGGGGTCGGGCTCGGCCTCGCCATTGTCCGTCGGCTCGTGTCGCGGATGGGCGGAACGCTGGCCTATGAGAGCGAACGGGGCAAGGGAACCCGCGCCTGGATCAGCCTGCCCTTCGGCGCTCCGTCGCTGGAGGGCGCCTCGTCCGTCCCGAAGGGGGAAGTCGAGTGCGGCGAGCGCGGGCGGATTCTCGTGGTCGAAGACGACGACGTGGCCCGCAAGGTGATTTGCCGCATCCTGGAAGAATGGGGCTACGGATTCGCCGTGGCCGAGGACGGGCACATGGCCCTGGACCTGCTGGAGCGCGAGGAGTTCGACTGCGTGCTCATGGACATCCGCATGCCCGGCATGGACGGCGAGGAATGCACCCGCAGGATTCGCAGCGCGGACAGGAGCTATTCGAGCATTCCCATCGCGGCCATGACCGCCTTCGCCTACACGGAGGAACGGGACAAGATCCTGAGGGCGGGAATGGACGCGTATCTCGCCAAGCCCCTGGACATTGAGGAGCTTCAAAAGGTGCTCACGGAGCTTGTTCCGCGGGCCTGCCGCCCTGCGCTCTAG
- a CDS encoding ZIP family metal transporter translates to MDIASLSPVLQALLATLFTWGVTALGAGMVFLTKNISKRTLDVMLGFAAGVMIAASYWSLLAPAIEMSEHLGPWKFVPAAVGFISGAGFLRLVDMFLPHLHLNAPRSEAEGISTSWNRSVLLVLAITLHNIPEGLAVGVAFGAVGAGLPSATLAGAIALAIGIGIQNFPEGAAVAIPLRREGMSRMRSFMYGQFSGMVEPIAGVIGAVAVVYAQPLLPYALSFAAGAMIFVSCEEVIPESQASGYGDLATMGLILGFALMMSLDVGLG, encoded by the coding sequence ATGGACATCGCTTCTCTGAGCCCCGTGCTTCAGGCTCTGCTGGCCACGCTCTTCACCTGGGGCGTGACCGCGCTGGGCGCGGGCATGGTCTTCCTGACCAAGAACATCAGCAAACGGACCCTGGACGTGATGCTCGGCTTTGCCGCGGGCGTGATGATCGCGGCCAGCTATTGGTCCCTGCTGGCCCCGGCCATCGAGATGTCCGAACACCTCGGCCCCTGGAAGTTCGTTCCGGCCGCCGTGGGCTTCATCTCCGGGGCGGGCTTTCTGCGGCTGGTGGACATGTTCCTGCCCCACCTGCACCTGAACGCGCCGCGCAGCGAGGCCGAGGGCATCTCCACCTCCTGGAACCGCAGCGTGCTCCTGGTGCTGGCCATCACCCTGCACAACATCCCGGAAGGGCTCGCCGTGGGCGTGGCCTTCGGCGCCGTGGGCGCGGGCCTGCCTTCGGCCACCCTGGCCGGGGCCATCGCCCTGGCCATCGGCATCGGCATCCAGAACTTTCCGGAAGGCGCGGCGGTTGCCATTCCCCTGCGCAGGGAAGGCATGAGCCGGATGCGCAGCTTCATGTACGGCCAGTTCTCCGGCATGGTCGAACCCATCGCCGGGGTGATCGGCGCGGTGGCCGTGGTCTATGCCCAGCCCCTGCTGCCCTATGCCCTGTCCTTTGCCGCCGGGGCCATGATCTTCGTTTCCTGCGAGGAGGTCATTCCCGAATCCCAGGCCTCGGGATACGGCGACCTGGCCACCATGGGCCTGATTCTCGGCTTCGCCCTGATGATGAGCCTCGACGTGGGCCTGGGCTAG